TTGAAAACATCCATTATTGGCTATCCAAGGGTCGGAACATTACGGGAGCTTAAATTCGCATCCGAGAAATACTTTAAGGGCGAGATTGCGATTAATGAGCTGCACCAAACAGGCGCCAACCTCCGAGCGGCACACTGGAAGATCCAACAAGAGAACGGTATCGATTTTATTCCTTCTAATGATTTTTCCTTCTATGACAGTTTGCTTGATACAGCTTGTTTGTTAAATATCATTCCAGATCGTTATCAAGCCCTTGGTCTCAACCCGTTAGAAACGTATTTTGCTATGGCTAGAGGCTATCAAGGCGAACAAGGCGACGTTAAAGCATTAGCGATGAAAAAATGGTTTAACACGAATTATCACTATATGGTTCCTGAAATTGATGATTCTACTACCATTCGATTAGCAGGAACGAAGCTGTTCGATGAGTTCTTAGAGGCTAAACAACAGAATGTTGTAACGAAACCGGTTCTGATTGGGCCCTTTACTTTACTCAAGCTTGCCAAATATAAGGGTGCCAAACAAAGCGCTGACTTCGTCGGTCAAGCTGCTGAGGCGTACGCGGTTATACTTAAACAATTGAATGAGTTAGGCGCAGAGTGGATTCAACTGGACGAGCCTGGATTGGTAACGGATTTATCCCAAGAGGATATCGCGTTATTCTCTAAACTTTATACTCAAATTCTATCCTCTAAAGGGAATGTAAAAGTTCTCCTTCAAACGTACTTTGGTGATATTCGCGACTGCTATCCAACGCTTCAAGCCCTTCCGTTCGACGGGATCGGCCTTGATTTCGTTGAAGGTACACAATCTTTAGCACTCGTACAGCAATATGGATTTTCGGACGATAAAGTACTGTTTGCTGGCCTAGTGAACGGTAAAAACATTTGGAAAAATCAATACAAACGCACACTTGGACTTATTCATGAATTAAAAGTGCATGTAAAGAACGTTGTGCTCAGCTCCTCCTGCTCGCTGCTGCACGTGCCTTACACCTTACAGCATGAAACGAAATTAGCGAATGAGTCTAAACGCTACTTGGCATTCGCAGAGGAGAAGCTTCAAGAATTCGCACAACTCAAAGCGATTGGAGCTCAAGCAGATCCTTATTCTACTGCACTATATTTGCAAAATGAGGAGCTGTTCAACAGCGCCCGGTTTACGAATAATGAGGCAGTACAAGCAAAGGTAGCAGCATTAACAGAGGCTGACTTTACAAGATTGCCTGCCTTCAATGAACGAGAAGCTATTCAGAAATCCAAATTCCAATTGCCGCTGCTGCCGACTACAACCATTGGATCGTTCCCACAGACAGCCGAAGTTCGAGCAAATCGCTTTTCCTTTAAGAATGGCACCATAACCGAGGAGCAGTACAAGCAGTTTAACTTTGAGAAAATTGCGGCGTGCATCGCGCTCCAAGAAGAGATTGGCCTTGATGTTCTCGTTCATGGCGAATTTGAACGCAATGATATGGTTGAATACTTTGGTGAGAGCTTGGATGGATTTATGTTCACAGAAAAAGCGTGGGTACAATCCTATGGAACAAGATGCGTGAAGCCGCCGATTGTATGGGGAGACATTTCCCGTTCCAAAC
Above is a genomic segment from Paenibacillus sp. HWE-109 containing:
- the metE gene encoding 5-methyltetrahydropteroyltriglutamate--homocysteine S-methyltransferase; the protein is MKTSIIGYPRVGTLRELKFASEKYFKGEIAINELHQTGANLRAAHWKIQQENGIDFIPSNDFSFYDSLLDTACLLNIIPDRYQALGLNPLETYFAMARGYQGEQGDVKALAMKKWFNTNYHYMVPEIDDSTTIRLAGTKLFDEFLEAKQQNVVTKPVLIGPFTLLKLAKYKGAKQSADFVGQAAEAYAVILKQLNELGAEWIQLDEPGLVTDLSQEDIALFSKLYTQILSSKGNVKVLLQTYFGDIRDCYPTLQALPFDGIGLDFVEGTQSLALVQQYGFSDDKVLFAGLVNGKNIWKNQYKRTLGLIHELKVHVKNVVLSSSCSLLHVPYTLQHETKLANESKRYLAFAEEKLQEFAQLKAIGAQADPYSTALYLQNEELFNSARFTNNEAVQAKVAALTEADFTRLPAFNEREAIQKSKFQLPLLPTTTIGSFPQTAEVRANRFSFKNGTITEEQYKQFNFEKIAACIALQEEIGLDVLVHGEFERNDMVEYFGESLDGFMFTEKAWVQSYGTRCVKPPIVWGDISRSKPMTVEYSAYAKSLTSKPIKGMLTGPVTILNWSFPREDISLKDSAFQIALAIRDEVLDLEANQIEIIQIDEAALREKLPLRKSDWQSEYLSWAIPSFRLVHSGVQAETQIHTHMCYSQFSDIIRDIDAMDADVITFEASRSDLAIIDVINQCGFQTEVGPGVYDIHSPRIPSVEEIKLGLHRMLEKIDIAKLWVNPDCGLKTRGEKETWASLKQLVQATKEVRETL